In Drosophila bipectinata strain 14024-0381.07 chromosome 2R, DbipHiC1v2, whole genome shotgun sequence, one genomic interval encodes:
- the LOC108134414 gene encoding protein 5NUC-like isoform X1: MFMKRGVHITFIFILAIVVPEVYLNLKDIEFIILYNGNGPFSSGSALNHSCNNASKVLAWPSLLESQENGIPVFNLHAGEAKSRILEDKGFKMGVIGTYNLSNTGKYENDIDFIKSEAEKLQAQGINIIIALGIVDYQIDKDIARLCPEVDLILRAETITVVKKSGKQVPSVKTYFCSKFLAKIQVKFDTFGNLKDFKAEPNLLELREEKQLTFVEQHRFRREGNASSPASSKLLLKGNTCQEEECLLGNFLTDAMVYARMLEDKAGSYWTDASIALLHAGAIQGSISSGAISDDAINSVLPVVDDLMVIQMSGKNLWATLEHSAEARLKSDEGGFLQVSGLIVECNFRGPRTSRVEFVGALCTKCEVPAFAPLHQTDIYSVIVPYSLLKGGEGHDLGQYNISKPKKMRWNNRKAAMEYVKRCNIIYPEIEGRISDKNRDSGQQSGIVVSMNIIVLSYLLTKLC, from the exons ATGTTTATGAAGCGTGGCGTACATATAACATTCATCTTTATTTTGGCAATAGTTGTGCCAGAAGTTTATCTAAATCTAAAGGACATCGAGTTCATTATCCTGTATAACGGAAATGGACCATTCAGTTCCGGATCCGCTCTTAACCATTCCTGTAACAATGCATCCAAAGTTTTAGCGTGGCCGTCGTTATT gGAGTCACAGGAAAATGGAATTCCTGTTTTTAACCTTCATGCTGGTGAGGCAAAGTCTAGAATTTTGGAAGATAAAGGTTTCAAGATGGGTGTGATCGGAACTTATAACCTTAGTAATACCGGAAAATACGAAAATGACATCGATTTCATAAA ATCCGAGGCTGAGAAACTGCAGGCTCAGggcataaatattataattgcTTTGGGTATTGTGGATTACCAAATCGATAAGGATATAGCCAGACTTTGTCCAGAGGTGGACCTAATTCTAAGAGCTGAAACCATTACAGTGGTTAAAAAGAGTGGCAAACAAGTTCCGTCGGTGAAAACATATTTCTGTTCGaaatttctggccaaaattcAAGTGAAG TTCGATACTTTTGGCAatcttaaagattttaaagCAGAACCCAATTTACTTGAACTCCGGGAGGAAAAACAGCTTACTTTTGTAGAACAACATCGTTTTAGACGGGAGGGCAATGCTTCATCACCTGCCAGTAGCAAGTTACTTCTGAAAGGGAATACTTGCCAGGAGGAAGAGTGCCTTTTGGGTAATTTCCTGACGGACGCCATGGTCTATGCTCGGATGTTGGAGGACAAGGCGGGAAGTTACTGGACGGATGCATCCATCGCCTTGTTACACGCAGGAG CCATACAAGGTTCTATATCCAGTGGAGCCATTAGTGACGACGCCATCAATAGTGTGTTGCCAGTGGTGGACGATCTGATGGTCATCCAGATGAGTGGAAAAAACCTTTGGGCAACCCTAGAGCATTCGGCCGAAGCGAGGCTAAAGTCGGATGAGGGAGGATTCCTTCAGGTGTCTGGCCTGATAGTGGAGTGCAACTTCAGGGGACCAAGGACCAGCAGAGTGGAATTTGTAGGAGCCTTGTGCACCAAATGCGAAGTGCCCGCCTTTGCACCTCTCCACCAAACTGACATCTACAGCGTGATAGTTCCATATTCTCTCCTAAAAGGCGGCGAAGGACACGATCTTGGTCAATATAATATTTCGAAACCAAAGAAAATGCGTTGGAATAATAGGAAGGCCGCCATGGAGTACGTAAAACGATGCAATATTATCTATCCGGAGATCGAGGGACGCATTTCTGATAAGAACCGCGATTCTGGACAACAATCTGGAATTGTGGTTTCTATGAACATAATAGTCCTTTCATACTTGCTAACAAAATTGTGTTAG
- the qkr54B gene encoding LOW QUALITY PROTEIN: KH domain-containing, RNA-binding, signal transduction-associated protein 1 (The sequence of the model RefSeq protein was modified relative to this genomic sequence to represent the inferred CDS: substituted 1 base at 1 genomic stop codon) — MTEKYDGNGDFSTFNDDDNDFGGKPRKSVGGSSGAPGGAHNGDSSAHDHGHHAADSANSVQINEKANEYIRDCMAERNRMDRKFPIAEKLIEGEIEKVQTTGRIPSREQKYADIYREKPLRISQRVLVPIREHPKFNFVGKLLGPKGNSLRRLQEETLCKMTVLGRNSMRDRVKEEELRSSKDPKYAHLNSDLHVEISTIAPPAEAYARIAYAMAELRKYLIPDSNDIIRQEQLRELMDSTSLNENENGKSVYKKSSHVTSGNSAMGGGSINTIGGVKNTVHHGYRGSQPSSFSKNVLAPKQKVMSILEKARTAMDETYGRGYDDGLGYDPHQSYDSYSYGSHGHGPHGPPAGILGGMGGISGGGVRGGHYESSDYEPDYGRRDYYQHSPGYAAGGGGNGGLGTGGGSQANAIGGSGLNSNHNRSHVNRXNLLGPSCVSGIAGRASNPGGNNQNLIIKSQTNSTNNYLPGPGASECQAGKNLNSNYFFNGTNKPQQQQSQPNLPPPPLSTHNNSNGSQSNHMNNHTINNTNNQNQNHNNNNINCHSRYHQIGEKKSNDVSYLSSYPVGQMDGQKSANNSNNHTLGSKNHYNNNINNNHTTTTTTTASVPNMLLVRPANPSSLHIGTFPFLPVQFF, encoded by the exons ATGACCGAGAAGTACGACGGTAACGGTGACTTTTCCACCTTCAACGACGATGACAACGATTTTGGCGGCAAGCCACGAAAATCAGTCGGTGGCTCCAGCGGTGCACCCGGTGGAGCTCACAATGGCGACAGTTCTGCCCACGATCATGGCCATCATGCAGCCGACTCTGCCAATAGTGTCCAGATAAATGAGAAGGCCAATGAGTATATACGCGATTGTATGGCGGAGAGGAATAGGATGGACAGGAAGTTTCCCATTGCCGAAAAGTTAATAGAGGGTG AAATAGAAAAAGTCCAGACCACTGGAAGGATTCCATCTAGAGAGCAAAAATATGCGGATATCTACAGAGAGAAGCCATTACGGATCTCACAGCGGGTCCTGGTGCCAATTAGAGAACACCCCAAG TTCAACTTTGTCGGAAAATTACTAGGACCGAAGGGAAACTCACTGCGACGACTGCAGGAGGAAACGCTTTGCAAAATGACCGTCCTGGGCCGCAACTCTATGCGGGATCGCGTtaaggaggaggagctgcgCAGCTCCAAGGACCCAAAGTATGCACACCTCAACAGCGACCTGCACGTGGAGATATCGACGATAGCGCCGCCAGCAGAAGCTTATGCCAGGATCGCCTATGCCATGGCGGAGCTAAGAAAGTATCTGATTCCGGACAGCAATGACATCATTCGGCAGGAGCAGCTGCGGGAGTTGATGGACAGCACTAGTCTAAATGAGAACGAGAATGGCAAGAGTGTTTACAAGAAGTCCTCACACGTGACCTCCGGGAACAGTGCCATGGGTGGTGGGTCGATTAACACGATTGGTGGAGTCAAAAATACAGTTCATCATGGTTACAG AGGCTCACAGCCCTCATCATTTAGCAAAAATGTACTAGCTCCTAAACAAAAAGTGATGTCTATACTGGAAAAAGCCAGAACTGCCATGGATGAGACGTATGG TCGTGGCTATGATGACGGCTTGGGCTACGATCCACATCAATCATACGACAGCTACTCCTATGGCAGTCATGGTCATGGACCACATGGTCCCCCCGCAGGCATTTTAGGCGGCATGGGTGGCATCAGTGGTGGAGGTGTACGCGGTGGTCATTACGAAAGCTCGGACTATGAGCCGGATTATGGAAGACGAGACTACTACCAGCATTCGCCTGGATATGCAG CTGGTGGCGGAGGCAACGGTGGCCTGGGCACTGGCGGTGGCTCTCAAGCGAATGCAATCGGCGGCTCTGGCCTTAATTCCAATCACAATCGCAGCCACGTTAATAGGTGAAATTTGCTGGGTCCGAGCTGTGTTAGCGGAATAGCAGGACGTGCTAGTAATCCAGGAGGAAACAACCAGAATCTGATCATTAAATCCCAAACCAATAGCACCAATAACTACTTGCCCGGACCAGGAGCAAGTGAGTGCCAAGCAGGCAAGAACTTAAATTCAAATTACTTCTTTAATGGCACTAACAAG ccacaacaacaacagtcgCAACCAAATCTCCCACCGCCACCGCTATCAAcccacaacaacagcaacggcaGCCAGAGCAACCATATGAATAATCACACAATTAATAACACCaataaccaaaaccaaaatcataacaataataatattaattgcCACAGTCGCTATCACCAAATCGGTGAGAAGAAATCCAACGATGTTTCATACTTATCCTCCTATCCAGTCGGCCAGATGGATGGCCAAAAGAGtgccaacaacagcaacaatcaCACACTAGGCAGTAAAAAtcattacaacaacaacatcaataACAACCacaccaccacaacaacaacaaccgcttCAGTGCCCAATATGCTATTAGTAAG ACCTGCTAATCCTTCTTCGCTTCATATTGGCACATTTCCGTTCTTGCCAGTGCAGTTTTTCTGA
- the LOC108134415 gene encoding protein 5NUC-like — translation MKRFCKINYMIVALCFLAIFVPEVRLEPELQKDIEFIILHNNDMHSRFEQTNARCGNCLSEDARRNKCYGGFARVAHIVGKYRKDAEAGGTPVIYLNAGDTYSGKSWFTIHRHKIVSDFLNKLSPDAICLGNHEFDHNIKGLVPFLNAAKFPIVACNLDVSEEPEMAASQQLAKSAILNVNGVKVGVIGYVTPDTQFWTPRSSVKFLEEVSSINAEAKRLKEDGINIIIALGHSGYEKDMKIAKDCPEVDIVVGGHSHTYLDANKPVAHLTDTNPEAVRGPYPTTVVQDSGKKVPVVQVYAFTKYMGFLRVKFDEKGNILEFSGSPILLGPNISQEPEILELVEQYRPKTEELEKRIYAKMGERFINYEENINSSSGILVSLTWILIFAFLIRIV, via the exons ATGAAAAGgttttgtaaaataaattatatgattGTGGCTTTATGCTTTTTGGCAATATTTGTGCCAGAAGTTCGTCTAGAACCAGAGTTGCAAAAGGACATTGAATTCATTATCCTGCACAATAATGATATGCACTCTAGATTCGAGCAGACAAACGCAAGATGTGGAAATTGCCTCTCGGAGGATGCTCGTCGAAATAAATGCTATGGAGGTTTCGCCAGAGTGGCTCATAT TGTTGGAAAATACCGTAAAGATGCTGAAGCTGGAGGAACTCCGgttatttatttgaatgcCGGAGATACTTACTCTGGAAAATCCTGGTTTACAATTCACAGACACAAAATTGTTAGCGATTTTCTCAACAAGCTATCGCCAGATGCAATT TGCCTGGGCAACCATGAATTCGATCATAATATTAAAGGTCTTGTGCCTTTCCTGAATGCCGCCAAATTCCCCATTGTGGCCTGTAACCTCGATGTGAGTGAGGAACCGGAAATGGCCGCCTCTCAACAACTAGCCAagtccgccattttgaatgtTAATGGGGTTAAGGTTGGTGTGATTGGCTATGTTACCCCTGATACTCAATTCTGGACACCCCGTAGTTCTGTGAAATTCTTAGAAGAAGTTTCTTCTATTAa CGCAGAAGCTAAAAGACTCAAGGAAGATGGCATTAATATAATCATTGCCTTGGGTCATTCCGGTTATGAGAAGGATATGAAAATAGCCAAGGATTGCCCTGAAGTGGACATTGTAGTTGGAGGACATTCGCATACTTACTTGGATGCTAATAAGCCGGTAGCACATCTCACTGATACCAATCCCGAGGCAGTGCGAGGTCCTTACCCCACTACCGTAGTGCAGGACAGTGGAAAAAAAGTTCCTGTGGTTCAAGTATATGCTTTTACCAAATACATGGGCTTCCTTCGTGTAAAG TTCGATGAGAAGGGGAATATCCTCGAGTTCAGTGGCTCTCCAATCCTGTTGGGTCCCAATATCTCTCAGGAACCCGAGATTCTGGAATTAGTCGAACAATACCGTCCCAAAACCGAAGAGCTGGAAAAAAGGATTTATGCCAAAATGGGAGAACGATTTATAAACTATGAAGAAAACATAAATTCATCTTCAGGAATATTGGTTTCCCTTACTTGGATCTTGATCTTCGCTTTTCTTATAAGGATTGTCTAA
- the LOC108134414 gene encoding protein 5NUC-like isoform X2 — protein sequence MFMKRGVHITFIFILAIVVPEVYLNLKDIEFIILYNGNGPFSSGSALNHSCNNASKVLAWPSLLESQENGIPVFNLHAGEAKSRILEDKGFKMGVIGTYNLSNTGKYENDIDFIKSEAEKLQAQGINIIIALGIVDYQIDKDIARLCPEVDLILRAETITVVKKSGKQVPSVKTYFCSKFLAKIQFDTFGNLKDFKAEPNLLELREEKQLTFVEQHRFRREGNASSPASSKLLLKGNTCQEEECLLGNFLTDAMVYARMLEDKAGSYWTDASIALLHAGAIQGSISSGAISDDAINSVLPVVDDLMVIQMSGKNLWATLEHSAEARLKSDEGGFLQVSGLIVECNFRGPRTSRVEFVGALCTKCEVPAFAPLHQTDIYSVIVPYSLLKGGEGHDLGQYNISKPKKMRWNNRKAAMEYVKRCNIIYPEIEGRISDKNRDSGQQSGIVVSMNIIVLSYLLTKLC from the exons ATGTTTATGAAGCGTGGCGTACATATAACATTCATCTTTATTTTGGCAATAGTTGTGCCAGAAGTTTATCTAAATCTAAAGGACATCGAGTTCATTATCCTGTATAACGGAAATGGACCATTCAGTTCCGGATCCGCTCTTAACCATTCCTGTAACAATGCATCCAAAGTTTTAGCGTGGCCGTCGTTATT gGAGTCACAGGAAAATGGAATTCCTGTTTTTAACCTTCATGCTGGTGAGGCAAAGTCTAGAATTTTGGAAGATAAAGGTTTCAAGATGGGTGTGATCGGAACTTATAACCTTAGTAATACCGGAAAATACGAAAATGACATCGATTTCATAAA ATCCGAGGCTGAGAAACTGCAGGCTCAGggcataaatattataattgcTTTGGGTATTGTGGATTACCAAATCGATAAGGATATAGCCAGACTTTGTCCAGAGGTGGACCTAATTCTAAGAGCTGAAACCATTACAGTGGTTAAAAAGAGTGGCAAACAAGTTCCGTCGGTGAAAACATATTTCTGTTCGaaatttctggccaaaattcAA TTCGATACTTTTGGCAatcttaaagattttaaagCAGAACCCAATTTACTTGAACTCCGGGAGGAAAAACAGCTTACTTTTGTAGAACAACATCGTTTTAGACGGGAGGGCAATGCTTCATCACCTGCCAGTAGCAAGTTACTTCTGAAAGGGAATACTTGCCAGGAGGAAGAGTGCCTTTTGGGTAATTTCCTGACGGACGCCATGGTCTATGCTCGGATGTTGGAGGACAAGGCGGGAAGTTACTGGACGGATGCATCCATCGCCTTGTTACACGCAGGAG CCATACAAGGTTCTATATCCAGTGGAGCCATTAGTGACGACGCCATCAATAGTGTGTTGCCAGTGGTGGACGATCTGATGGTCATCCAGATGAGTGGAAAAAACCTTTGGGCAACCCTAGAGCATTCGGCCGAAGCGAGGCTAAAGTCGGATGAGGGAGGATTCCTTCAGGTGTCTGGCCTGATAGTGGAGTGCAACTTCAGGGGACCAAGGACCAGCAGAGTGGAATTTGTAGGAGCCTTGTGCACCAAATGCGAAGTGCCCGCCTTTGCACCTCTCCACCAAACTGACATCTACAGCGTGATAGTTCCATATTCTCTCCTAAAAGGCGGCGAAGGACACGATCTTGGTCAATATAATATTTCGAAACCAAAGAAAATGCGTTGGAATAATAGGAAGGCCGCCATGGAGTACGTAAAACGATGCAATATTATCTATCCGGAGATCGAGGGACGCATTTCTGATAAGAACCGCGATTCTGGACAACAATCTGGAATTGTGGTTTCTATGAACATAATAGTCCTTTCATACTTGCTAACAAAATTGTGTTAG
- the LOC108134412 gene encoding protein 5NUC-like isoform X2, giving the protein MSSARSLIIATGFLLVALILPPVHPNPIAPRAEVATEFIILHNNDMHARFEQTNVNSGTCSEEDANTNQCYGGFARVAYEVRKYRKEAQEGGTPVFYLNAGDTYTGTAWFTIFKDKIASAFLNMLSPDAISLGNHEFDENVAGLVPFLNNVSFPVLACNLNLTKEPELLAAKQLVNSTVLETNGVKIGVIGYLTPDTKTLAERNNVEYNEEIVSINAEAEKLKAQGINIIIALGHSGYLKDQEIAKNCPEVDIVIGGHSHTFLDASQPVADPTDTNPEAVRGPYPTTVVQDSGKKVPVVQAYAYTKYLGKIHVQFDAAGNLIEFDGAPILLNASVAQDQELLNLLEEYRPGVEELEKTVYGYTKVFLEGGNICRMRECNLGNLITDAMIFSRVLENKGGEYWTDAAIALMQGGGIRASIEKGSNGTITGSSLLTVLPFDNDLFVTQILGSTLLAALEHSAVVWEQDSNGGFLQMSGLKTVYNFNNAVGKRVVSAQALCADCAVPAYKNINETALYKIIIPSFLLEGGDGFNFTEASDGFTERLLRNDLNSTMEYLKQRHYVYPEIEERIVIREKADTGSASGIVASVTLLLVSSLLTRFF; this is encoded by the exons ATGTCATCCGCCCGGAGTCTCATCATTGCCACTGGCTTTCTGCTTGTGGCTCTTATTCTGCCGCCAGTTCATCCCAATCCCATTGCGCCCCGAGCCGAGGTGGCCACCGAATTCATTATCCTCCACAACAATGACATGCACGCCCGATTCGAGCAGACCAACGTGAACAGTGGCACCTGCTCCGAGGAGGATGCCAACACGAATCAGTGCTATGGAGGCTTTGCCCGAGTGGCCTACGA GGTTCGAAAGTATCGCAAGGAAGCTCAGGAGGGCGGCACTCCAGTCTTTTATCTAAATGCTGGAGATACTTACACTGGAACTGCGTGGTTTACCATCTTCAAGGACAAGATTGCCAGTGCTTTCCTCAACATGTTGTCTCCAGATGCCATT TCCCTGGGCAATCATGAGTTCGATGAGAATGTTGCTGGTCTGGTTCCCTTCCTAAATAATGTCTCCTTCCCCGTACTGGCCTGTAATCTGAATCTGACCAAGGAGCCCGAACTATTGGCCGCCAAACAACTGGTCAACTCCACTGTTTTGGAGACTAATGGGGTCAAGATTGGCGTGATTGGTTACCTGACCCCGGACACCAAAACCTTGGCAGAAAGAAACAATGTGGAATACAACGAAGAGATTGTTTCCATCAA TGCTGAAGCTGAAAAATTAAAGGCCCAAGGCATTAATATCATCATTGCTTTGGGTCACTCTGGCTACCTGAAGGATCAGGAGATTGCCAAGAACTGCCCAGAGGTGGACATTGTGATTGGTGGACATTCGCATACTTTCCTGGACGCCAGTCAGCCTGTGGCCGATCCCACTGATACCAATCCCGAGGCGGTGCGAGGTCCCTATCCCACCACAGTGGTTCAGGACAGTGGCAAGAAGGTGCCGGTGGTGCAGGCCTATGCTTACACCAAATATCTGGGCAAGATTCATGTGCAG TTTGATGCCGCTGGCAATCTCATCGAGTTCGATGGTGCCCCGATCCTTCTGAATGCTTCCGTGGCTCAGGACCAGGAACTGCTGAACTTGTTGGAGGAATACCGTCCTGGCGTGGAGGAGTTGGAAAAAACAGTTTATGGCTACACCAAGGTGTTCCTTGAGGGCGGAAACATCTGTCGGATGAGGGAATGCAACCTCGGCAATCTGATCACCGATGCCATGATCTTTTCTCGAGTTCTGGAGAACAAGGGAGGCGAATACTGGACGGATGCTGCCATTGCCTTGATGCAGGGAGGAGGTATTCGGGCATCCATTGAGAAGGGAAGCAATGGAACCATCACTGGCAGCTCCCTGCTGACCGTCCTTCCCTTCGATAACGATCTGTTTGTAACCCAGATTCTTGGATCAACGCTTCTTGCTGCTCTGGAGCATTCGGCAGTTGTTTGGGAACAGGACTCCAATGGCGGGTTCCTGCAGATGTCGGGCCTTAAAACCGTATACAACTTCAACAATGCTGTTGGAAAGCGAGTGGTCTCCGCCCAGGCCCTCTGCGCCGATTGCGCTGTTCCCGCCTACAAGAACATCAACGAGACGGCCCTCTACAAAATAATCATACCCTCTTTCCTGTTGGAAGGAGGCGATGGGTTCAACTTCACCGAAGCATCCGATGGCTTCACCGAACGTCTGCTGCGGAATGATCTCAATTCCACCATGGAGTACCTCAAGCAGCGTCACTATGTCTATCCAGAGATCGAGGAGCGGATTGTGATCCGGGAAAAGGCCGACACGGGTTCAGCTTCCGGAATCGTGGCTTCTGTAACCCTGCTCCTGGTCTCTTCCCTGCTGACTAGGTTCTTCTAA
- the insb gene encoding uncharacterized protein insb yields the protein MSGKLIMKRKRASQEEQQQQQQGQEVQPQQQQHRQPEDNVPVPEKRHRPLTPPAEEETAGYQTPPDAPNRILLEALQKIMELQSELDAFEHDLDDRDDYEAIGEDEDEEASAEDAEVAAQFAQPTPAQRSQAEALGFAMCARETLLFLQSEGIPTESPLYQTLLGKLVSQSDGLLQA from the coding sequence ATGTCGGGGAAACTGATCATGAAACGCAAACGAGCTAgccaggaggagcagcagcagcagcaacagggaCAGGAGGTCCAGccgcaacaacagcaacatagGCAGCCGGAGGATAATGTCCCAGTTCCAGAGAAACGTCATCGTCCTCTGACGCCTCCGGCTGAGGAGGAAACGGCCGGATATCAGACTCCTCCAGATGCCCCCAATCGTATCCTGCTGGAAGCCCTCCAGAAGATCATGGAGCTGCAATCCGAATTGGATGCCTTCGAGCATGATCTTGACGATAGAGACGATTACGAAGCAATCggagaggatgaggatgaggaagCCAGTGCTGAGGATGCGGAAGTGGCTGCACAATTCGCCCAGCCCACACCCGCCCAGCGAAGTCAGGCGGAGGCCCTGGGCTTTGCTATGTGCGCCAGGGAAACCCTGCTCTTCCTGCAAAGCGAGGGCATACCCACCGAGTCCCCACTGTACCAGACCCTGTTGGGGAAGTTGGTTAGCCAGAGCGATGGCCTACTGCAGGCCTAA
- the LOC108134412 gene encoding protein 5NUC-like isoform X1, translating to MGQLVRGSCDECISKMSSARSLIIATGFLLVALILPPVHPNPIAPRAEVATEFIILHNNDMHARFEQTNVNSGTCSEEDANTNQCYGGFARVAYEVRKYRKEAQEGGTPVFYLNAGDTYTGTAWFTIFKDKIASAFLNMLSPDAISLGNHEFDENVAGLVPFLNNVSFPVLACNLNLTKEPELLAAKQLVNSTVLETNGVKIGVIGYLTPDTKTLAERNNVEYNEEIVSINAEAEKLKAQGINIIIALGHSGYLKDQEIAKNCPEVDIVIGGHSHTFLDASQPVADPTDTNPEAVRGPYPTTVVQDSGKKVPVVQAYAYTKYLGKIHVQFDAAGNLIEFDGAPILLNASVAQDQELLNLLEEYRPGVEELEKTVYGYTKVFLEGGNICRMRECNLGNLITDAMIFSRVLENKGGEYWTDAAIALMQGGGIRASIEKGSNGTITGSSLLTVLPFDNDLFVTQILGSTLLAALEHSAVVWEQDSNGGFLQMSGLKTVYNFNNAVGKRVVSAQALCADCAVPAYKNINETALYKIIIPSFLLEGGDGFNFTEASDGFTERLLRNDLNSTMEYLKQRHYVYPEIEERIVIREKADTGSASGIVASVTLLLVSSLLTRFF from the exons ATGGGTCAGTTAGTCCGCGGATCGTGCGACGAGTGCAT CTCCAAAATGTCATCCGCCCGGAGTCTCATCATTGCCACTGGCTTTCTGCTTGTGGCTCTTATTCTGCCGCCAGTTCATCCCAATCCCATTGCGCCCCGAGCCGAGGTGGCCACCGAATTCATTATCCTCCACAACAATGACATGCACGCCCGATTCGAGCAGACCAACGTGAACAGTGGCACCTGCTCCGAGGAGGATGCCAACACGAATCAGTGCTATGGAGGCTTTGCCCGAGTGGCCTACGA GGTTCGAAAGTATCGCAAGGAAGCTCAGGAGGGCGGCACTCCAGTCTTTTATCTAAATGCTGGAGATACTTACACTGGAACTGCGTGGTTTACCATCTTCAAGGACAAGATTGCCAGTGCTTTCCTCAACATGTTGTCTCCAGATGCCATT TCCCTGGGCAATCATGAGTTCGATGAGAATGTTGCTGGTCTGGTTCCCTTCCTAAATAATGTCTCCTTCCCCGTACTGGCCTGTAATCTGAATCTGACCAAGGAGCCCGAACTATTGGCCGCCAAACAACTGGTCAACTCCACTGTTTTGGAGACTAATGGGGTCAAGATTGGCGTGATTGGTTACCTGACCCCGGACACCAAAACCTTGGCAGAAAGAAACAATGTGGAATACAACGAAGAGATTGTTTCCATCAA TGCTGAAGCTGAAAAATTAAAGGCCCAAGGCATTAATATCATCATTGCTTTGGGTCACTCTGGCTACCTGAAGGATCAGGAGATTGCCAAGAACTGCCCAGAGGTGGACATTGTGATTGGTGGACATTCGCATACTTTCCTGGACGCCAGTCAGCCTGTGGCCGATCCCACTGATACCAATCCCGAGGCGGTGCGAGGTCCCTATCCCACCACAGTGGTTCAGGACAGTGGCAAGAAGGTGCCGGTGGTGCAGGCCTATGCTTACACCAAATATCTGGGCAAGATTCATGTGCAG TTTGATGCCGCTGGCAATCTCATCGAGTTCGATGGTGCCCCGATCCTTCTGAATGCTTCCGTGGCTCAGGACCAGGAACTGCTGAACTTGTTGGAGGAATACCGTCCTGGCGTGGAGGAGTTGGAAAAAACAGTTTATGGCTACACCAAGGTGTTCCTTGAGGGCGGAAACATCTGTCGGATGAGGGAATGCAACCTCGGCAATCTGATCACCGATGCCATGATCTTTTCTCGAGTTCTGGAGAACAAGGGAGGCGAATACTGGACGGATGCTGCCATTGCCTTGATGCAGGGAGGAGGTATTCGGGCATCCATTGAGAAGGGAAGCAATGGAACCATCACTGGCAGCTCCCTGCTGACCGTCCTTCCCTTCGATAACGATCTGTTTGTAACCCAGATTCTTGGATCAACGCTTCTTGCTGCTCTGGAGCATTCGGCAGTTGTTTGGGAACAGGACTCCAATGGCGGGTTCCTGCAGATGTCGGGCCTTAAAACCGTATACAACTTCAACAATGCTGTTGGAAAGCGAGTGGTCTCCGCCCAGGCCCTCTGCGCCGATTGCGCTGTTCCCGCCTACAAGAACATCAACGAGACGGCCCTCTACAAAATAATCATACCCTCTTTCCTGTTGGAAGGAGGCGATGGGTTCAACTTCACCGAAGCATCCGATGGCTTCACCGAACGTCTGCTGCGGAATGATCTCAATTCCACCATGGAGTACCTCAAGCAGCGTCACTATGTCTATCCAGAGATCGAGGAGCGGATTGTGATCCGGGAAAAGGCCGACACGGGTTCAGCTTCCGGAATCGTGGCTTCTGTAACCCTGCTCCTGGTCTCTTCCCTGCTGACTAGGTTCTTCTAA